TTCTAAAACGGTTTTTAAATCGGCTATGTCATGAACAGCTACAAATTGCTTTGCTTTGGCTTCAATGCCAAAAGTGTTGTAGTTTTTTAGAGAAAAATCAGTCAGTATTTCCATAAAAGAAAGGTCTTTTTGAATCGTTTAATTCTTTCGTCAAAAGTAAGAATTAAAATCTATTGGCATAGACTTTCATCCAAATATGCATCATGAACAGCGGCATGATGTACGGAATCATTCGGACGTCTCCTTTTTGTAAATTTTCTACGAGTTTCTTGATTTTAATGTGTTCAAAATAAGGAGTTTGGAAGAGGTCGCTTTTGGCGAAAGCCTCTAATTCGTCTTTAAAAGCTGGACTTTTGGTAATGTAATCTCCCCAAGGCGCACTCAATCCTACTTTTTTGAATTTCAGAATAGCTTTGGGCAAACGGTCTTGCATCGCTGCTTTTAGAATAAATTTCCCTTTCTTGCCTGTAAACAACCATTTGTCTTCCAGAGAACCCAATCCGGTAATTAACCGTTGGTCTAAAAATGGTTCTCTACATTCAATGGAAGCGCCCATAGTGCATCGATCATTGCGGTCCAAAAGAGAACATAAATAGGTATGTTGGTCAAAATACAAGGCTTGTCTTTGTAAATTATTAGGATACAATGATTTGGCTTCTTCGTAAATTTGGTTTCGGTATTCATTTTTGGGAAGTGTATGAATTCCAAAGGTTTCTTCAATATCGTTCGGAAAAATATTAGACCCGTTAAATAGCACTAAATCCGCATTTTTTTTGATTTGTGCATATCGGACTAATTTCTCGTAACGTGGTTTTTTTGAAAATACATCCAATGATCCAATTGCGGCTATTGAACTCAGTAAGGAGGGAAACTGAAGGGGTTTGTATCGTACATAACCACCCATCAATTCATCGGCACCTTCACCGGAAAGTAACACTTTTACAGTTGGTTTTGCCAATTGAGAAATTGCCAAAAGATGCGGTTCGTTTAAATGCATGATGGGTTCATCCTGAAAATAGGTGCTTTTTAACAAATTATCAAATAGACTTGTATTTTCTAATTGCATGGTGTGAAAACGGTAATCCAGTTTTTCGGCTATCATTTTCGCTAAATGCGATTCGTTGTGTTCTTCTTCCTTAAAACCAATATTAAACGTCTCGATGTCTTTGTAATTTTGACGGTATAAAGAGGCTAAAATAGACGAAGAATCCAGGCCACCGCTTAATAAAACGCCTACAGGAACGTCACTTACCATTCGCAGTTTTATGGAGTCATCAAAAGTTTCTCGAAACCATTCTGCCGGATTTTCAATTTTGGGTTGGTTTTGGATTTCTGATTTCAAGTCCCACCATTTTTCGGTATTTACTTTTCCGCTTTCGTGGATGGTCATGATGTGTCCGGGAAGTACTTTTTTTACGTTTTGGTACAACGTATTTTCTCCGGCAACAAATCGGTTAAAAACATATTCTTCTAAACCTTCATCGGCCAGTTTAAGCGGAACGCCGGCAGTAAAAAGGGCTTTTTGTTCTGAGGCAAAATAAAAACTTTCGTTATAAAACGAATAATATAGTGGTTTAACGCCCATTCTGTCCCGAACGACAATAAGCTTTTTTTCCAGTTTGTCCCAAATGGCAAATGCAAACATTCCGTTGAGGCGGTGGAGCATTTTTAGTCCATGCAATTGAAACAGTTTTAACAAGACTTCGGTATCTGAAGTTGTTTTTATATCAAAACCGTTGCTTTTTAATTCGGGATAAAAATCCTTGAAATTATAAATTTCGCCATTATAAACCATTATAAATCTTTCGTCATCCGAAAGAAACGGCTGGTGACCAGCAGTAGAAACATCAAGAATTGAAAGTCTTCTGTGACCTAATCCTATATTTTTGTCTATAAATAGTCCTTTATCATCAGGACCGCGATGTTCCAATGCATCTCGCATTTTGATTAGCACACGTTCATCTACTGTCCTTTTGGATTGTAAATGCAAAATTCCATTAATTCCACACATGGGGGCTATTGTGTTTTAGAAGCGTTAATTAGTTCGTGGTATTTCGCCGCGATGATTGTCATATTTGTTTTATAATTGGCATTTTCTTCTACAAAGTATCTGTTTTTTAAAACCGCTTTGTTTCTGTATTCTTGATTTTCAAAAGCCCATTTTAATTCATCCGCAAGCATTTTGACATCATCAACGGTAATTAATTGTCCGTTTTCCCGGTGTTTTATCCAGCTTTGATTGCCTTCAATATCTGTTACAACGGGATAACAGCCACAGGCCATCGCTTCAAATAAAGAGCCCGAAACCCCTTCTGTTACTGGCATGCTGATATAAAAATTAGCCTGCTGTAATAATTGAGGTAAGGTTGTATTTGGGATTCTTCCGGTGAAAATTACTTTGTCTTGAATGTTTAAATTTTGCGCTACATTTTTCAAATAGGGAAGTAGTCTCCCGTCTCCCACAATAGTAAGTACGAAATCTATTCCTTGTTGGTTTAAAATTGCAAAAGCATTCAGGATACAATCATGTCGGTATTCCGGTAATAAGGAACGGGTTACGATCGCGTTTATTTTTG
This region of Flavobacterium lacustre genomic DNA includes:
- the asnB gene encoding asparagine synthase (glutamine-hydrolyzing); this translates as MCGINGILHLQSKRTVDERVLIKMRDALEHRGPDDKGLFIDKNIGLGHRRLSILDVSTAGHQPFLSDDERFIMVYNGEIYNFKDFYPELKSNGFDIKTTSDTEVLLKLFQLHGLKMLHRLNGMFAFAIWDKLEKKLIVVRDRMGVKPLYYSFYNESFYFASEQKALFTAGVPLKLADEGLEEYVFNRFVAGENTLYQNVKKVLPGHIMTIHESGKVNTEKWWDLKSEIQNQPKIENPAEWFRETFDDSIKLRMVSDVPVGVLLSGGLDSSSILASLYRQNYKDIETFNIGFKEEEHNESHLAKMIAEKLDYRFHTMQLENTSLFDNLLKSTYFQDEPIMHLNEPHLLAISQLAKPTVKVLLSGEGADELMGGYVRYKPLQFPSLLSSIAAIGSLDVFSKKPRYEKLVRYAQIKKNADLVLFNGSNIFPNDIEETFGIHTLPKNEYRNQIYEEAKSLYPNNLQRQALYFDQHTYLCSLLDRNDRCTMGASIECREPFLDQRLITGLGSLEDKWLFTGKKGKFILKAAMQDRLPKAILKFKKVGLSAPWGDYITKSPAFKDELEAFAKSDLFQTPYFEHIKIKKLVENLQKGDVRMIPYIMPLFMMHIWMKVYANRF
- a CDS encoding glycosyltransferase; this translates as MKKRKILFLGESYRADAITWMNGLKEFGNFEIICWELKTPNNSIVNRLKRISEFKLALFQIKKIIKIHKPDMVIAERTTSYGFLAALTGVKPVAIAQQGKTDLWPEQSISLPLKKLIQKYAFQKADLIHAWGPVMTISMRKAKVNMSKVLVLPKGIDLNTFENKDNRDATKINAIVTRSLLPEYRHDCILNAFAILNQQGIDFVLTIVGDGRLLPYLKNVAQNLNIQDKVIFTGRIPNTTLPQLLQQANFYISMPVTEGVSGSLFEAMACGCYPVVTDIEGNQSWIKHRENGQLITVDDVKMLADELKWAFENQEYRNKAVLKNRYFVEENANYKTNMTIIAAKYHELINASKTQ